AGCAACGGCCGCGGAGACTTCTACGTGCTCCGGCGGGGAGCCTTGTGGCAGCAGCTCACCGGATGTTCTGCAGATTGCTGCAAATAGCAGTGGTGGCGGAGAGGATATTAGCAGGTTCGCGACGGACGGGTGTTACCTTGGGACGGAGCATGGAGTTCAGGTAAATAGCTAATTGCCAGTACCGTGTAATTCCCGTGTATTTCCCGTGCATTTCTCCTTTTGTCATTTCTTGGACAAACCAAAGAGCGGCCGATAACATCAAATTTGACCCGCAATCAATATAATCTGTGATGGAGAACATATCAAAAGAACTTTCGGTGGCACGTAATTTCTTACACATATTCGACTTTCTTTTGCTAGTAAATGAATACAATGGACAAATATAGTGGGATGATTCTCTAAGTATAAATAGGACACTAGCTGCTGCTTGCAATGCATCCAAACAAGAAACATTAGATTGTAACTTTTATGACCACTAGGAGAAAGGTACTAGTGTTGAATAAGAATCAATGGTAATGCATCGATCGCTATTATTTATTCAAGAGGTTATAGAAGAATCAGTAAACACATGTTGATACATCCATCAATAATCTATAAGCACATTCTAATGCATCGATTactgtaattttttaatacatatTTTGAAGGTGGAGATCACTTTGAACACATCAATgcttaatatttttatttttatttttgtttaatttctttttcaggtAGACTTTTTAACTCCCCAGCAACTCTCTCTCGCTCCAAATCCTTGAGCTGCGAACAACAGAGGGGCGGGTGCTAAATTTAATTGCTAACTCCTTAGAGGTCAACCTTTCGTTGCTCTTTGGATCATCAGATCAAGATGAAAATTGCCTGTCTTTTATTGCAAAGTATGTGCTGAAAATGGCCAAGTTAATTCCTTCGAGTTTGTCTTTTCGGTTTTTCTTATGGATTGACCTTTGTTTCTGATAATTGTGGAAATGCCTgagtttttcttctcttctttcttcggcACGAAGCGGTGGTGCAGTTTTGGTGTGTATGGAAATCTAAAGAGAAAATTCATTATCTTTTCTGTAAACTTAAAGAATCCAACACGGATCTTCAAATTAATCGTATCGAAAAGCcttgaaaaaacattttcttttgcgTAACTTCTTTATTCTTATATGACCCCTTATCATACCTTAAAAACGGCTCACTAAGCGTAAACACGAAAAAGTGCTTAGGCCGACAGCATATGTAGCACCGGTATATTATCCTCGCATTAGGCGCGGTGATTTTCTCTTAAATCAATTATTATGTTGCATGGTTCACTGGAGTTTTCTATAAAAGAGGGAAGAAACAACGAAACGAGCCGCATCTTCTCGGGGAAGAGACTatcagaaaagaaaatataccaAATTATTCATGAAAACCCTAACACTGAGAGACGGAGTCCTCCGACAAGTGTATTCCAATTTTGACGTGAACCCTAATATAGGAACTAAACTAATGATGGCATTTATTCCCTATGAAGAAAAGACCGAAACTAAGGTGTCAGCAGGAGACCTCCACAGCCAGCCTCTTGGTGGATCCGCAAGTCGTCGAGCCAAAGGTTTTCTCGGAGACGTCGATGGAACAGCTCTCCTTGCCGACACAAGCCTACAAGATTTCCCAAAAGTTGAGGTGAACGTTGCAAAAGTACAAAGGATCCAAGTGAGATTTCGTGAAACGAAAGAAGAgtgaaaaagggaagaaaggaaataagAATTTTACGTTTTGGAGGATGGCCACTGCGTCGTTGCTCCCCTCACAGCTGCCCTTCGCGAAAGACCCGCACGAGCCCTGCGGATCGCCGAAGCTGGCGAACTTGACAGCCGAGATGGGACGGCCCTGGCACGCGAGCTTGAGGGTCTTCTTCTCGTGGGCGTTGGCGCAGGCGGAGCCGACGCTGACCGTTTGGAAGTTCACCAGGGAGGGGTTGCCACCGAATTCCTCGAACAGCACCAGCGTGTTCACGTCCTCCTCCATGAACGATCTCGGGACATGGTACCTGAtcacaagagaagaaaaaaacccaTGAAACTTACCATTTTCTATATGGAGCTAAACTTAAGGGAGCAAATATTTTCTCGGAGATGGGAATTTTCTTGGGTGTTTTTCTCACCATCTTTGAGTGGGGCGACCGCAGTTGGTGACGCACTTGGTGTTGTCGTAAGCGCCGCGGTAGTCGCAAGGGTCGGTGCTGCAGCCGTCTAGACTGGCGTCGTAGCTCGGCCAGTAGCGGCCGATGCTCTTGCCGTTGACCCACGCCTCGCCCTTGCCCAATCCTTGCAAGTCCACCACCACCGGGTCTGTCCCTAGCGGCGCTTTGAACGTGGTCTATACCCAAGACAATAGCAATCGTAAGTTAACTAAACAAACTTTGAAAATTCTATGTGGGTATCTGATTTTGATATTTGTTTTACCTTGTACCAAGACAAGGACCTGTTGGTGGGAAGGTCCTTGCTTTGCCATTTAGAGGCCGACGCTGAGTCCAGGGCCGGGTCGATGCTGAAGAACTTGTGGTTGATGCCGTGTAGCCCGACCTTGTAGGACCACAGGTGACCCGACAAGTCCTTGATCACTCTCTCGTCGCCTTTCCTTCCCTCGATCTCCACCGGGCCAGGGACCCCGTTTTGAACTAGATCGAACATCGGACCGTAATTCTGTTTCCCATAGGGGATTGCAAATCATCAGAAATCAAAAGCACACGATAGAAGGATCTGAGTATTATATTGGGTTAGTAAAGATTAAATCGTTTCATGGACTATTTTATGTACCTGGAGTCCAATGGTTACGCTAAGCAAGGAGATCAGATTCTTTCCTGGATTCAACTTAACATTCTTCTCGAAAACGTAGTGGAAATTTCCATATAGCGCCCATTGAGAACCTAATGTTTCGtcaaatagaagaaaataagagagaaaatttgtcgatggaaaaaaggggaaaaccGTGCTACGTTTTCTTTACCGAGGTAGTTTCCGTTGACATAGGCATGAAGTATCTGGCCGGTGCAATTCACTCGGAGGGTCATGTTGTCGCTCCAAACCGGGTCGTCGTCTTTCAGGTTGACACTGTCACAAGCAAGAAATAACGACATTGCGATCGAGTCGAAAATATTgctaattgaatcaaaattagaCCGACCAATTTACCTGGTCATGTACCACAGATAATCACTAGCACCATTAGCAGCATCTTTCTGGTCTACAAGTCGATGAGCAGCAACACGTCCCTTTCCGAGCGTGACCTGGTCGTCCGCGATCTCGGGCCTCCACGTCCAGCTCAAGGACTCGGGTTCGCTCTCGGCCTTGTTCGGCTCCATCACCATCACTGAACTTTGCACATTCACCTGGAAATTTTTCCCGATTAAAttacataaaatgaaaatgtcatTTCAATATCTCGAAGGCGATCGATTGATAAAAATTTACCGACCTTGGCGGTGTTGTACCCTTCGTTCTGGCAGTCGGGGAGGATGCTGACCGACCACGCCGGGACCGTGAACTGCTTGCCTTGGAAGACGAAGGTGGCGTCGGAAGTCGAGTTCGTGTTCCCCAGGAAGCAAGTCGATTGCCCCGGTGTTGCGTAAACCGTGGCCTAAACATACGATGCTTCGATAAATAcgcatatatttttataataattaatttattatacgaAGTAGGTGTTCATCTTACATAGACCGAGTTGCCGAGATCAACGTTGGTGATGTTGCCAGTGGTCAGGGTGCCCTCGACCGAGTGCAGCATATCATGCAGCTCCTTCAGATGACCCCATTTCGGCTGATTTAGATTGCctaatgcaatttattttttatttaaagataaaaaagatTAGTCAACAgtgattaaattaatttcttgatgCCCggatatttataattataattcaCATTATTGACATTATTATGCTTACCGTATTCATCGAGAGGCGCATCGTAGTCGTAGGAGGTCGTGATGTATGGGCCCCCGGCTGTTCTACCGAAATTGGTACCGCCATGATACTTAAAATCGAGGAAGggcaaaaagagaggaaaatcaACAATTTAGGTAAATATCCGAAATATAAACGCAAAAGAAATATGCAAGATCGTTGTTAGGATTTACCATGTAGTAATTTTGGAATGTGCCTCCGGTCTGGAAAAACCTAGCGACGGAGAACGCCAAGTCCTCCGCCGTCCTGTGTGGGTCCACCCCGCCCCAACTCTTGAACCTAAAATCGCGTTCCAAAAGCATAAGATATTGATCGGGAATGTTTTCTcgaattaaagaaagaaattgcgaaattaaataaataacttaaTTGAGACGAGCATACTCACCAGCCAGTCCAGTTTTCAGTCCACATTTTAGGGCTGTCGGGATTGTTTGGAGTGAATTGGTCGCAATACCAACCGTTACACGTGTTAATCTGATCGAATAACCACAAATTATTAGGTAAGGGATAATTAAAGAGCCTCATTCTACacgataaattttagaattttttgtgatactaAATACAATTGAAAGGACATTGAGATCTAGTGTTTAAACATGTCGAAGAACTAATTCAAGAAGAATCTCAAATAAAATATCGAACCCTTTATGATGAGATAAAGCCTTATCCTCTTTTATTATAGTTTGAGAttgaggaataaaaaaaaaattaaatgtcaaGATGTTATTATCATcaaaattaaacacattaaatgacaaaataatcaATACATTAAACCAGCTAATAAGTTTAATGATAGTAAATATTATAAGATAATGGcatctatttcttcttcttctttttttttgcaagttaATCAAACctatttttgcaaatttaaggGAATGCTCTGGCATAGATTCGGGTTTCACAAATTAATCGAATAAATGATTCTTTCTAAGCCGAACCAAGTCTTTATCATAGGGAAAATCAGTGCAGATATGGCAGCCATAAATATAGATCTAAAAGGAGATGAACTCTAAGAATAATttccttacaaaaaaaaaactctaagaataattaatttgcaaaagtagccaaattttcaaataaaaatgtgtGAATTTTACCATGGGTTGTGGAGCGTCGCTTTGTTGGCACATAATCCACGGAACACCGATGTCTTGCGACACAGCCATGTTCGCACACCAATCGATATAAGCTTTCCCAGCATCTCCATAGGCAGATATCACATTGCCGTACTCGTTTTCaatctaataaaatttgaaaaaagaaaaaagatttcattggcttaataatttcataatttatagGCAATATTGCTAGTTATATCTACttcagaaaatggaaaaataaaattcttgcACCTGAGCAAGGATGATGGGACCTCCCTGTGATGCGAAAAGGCTCTCCTGCTTCGCCATGTTCACGATCAAAGTCGTGAAGTTTTTCATCTCGTTCTGAAATTAGAAAAGcaacattattttttcatatttgaatatgagtattaaaaaaaaaacattcatagcgtgaaaaaataataaataaataaataaaacataaacTGACCATGAAAACATCATTGGCTGTTCGCAACTTGACACCGGGCAGATTGTGCAACCATACGGGGAATCCTCTAAAACAAGAGTTATGCTCGATAAGATCATCAATATTTatacaaaatgtgaaaagaagaagaagaagagattgatACCATAAAAATTTTTAAACCACGTCcggaacctttttttttatcacaaaaaaaatcataaacatcaatttttttttgtcatatataaTATGTTATACCTGtacaaatttagattttttttgtaatataaaaatttaaaattttcgatGACACAAGTAAGCATAGTTTGAAGTCTTTTATGgtatttgtccaaaaaaattatatgtacaCTTGTGCTGCTCAAAAACCATGAGTGTAGAAGCGTTTTTAGATTTACCCGTAATTCCATTCCGCACATACGTAAGGTCCAATCCGGAGAACCGCGTAAAGACCTGCGTCCTGCACGGTTTTCAAGAACCTTATGAGGTCCAAATTCCCGTTAAAATCGTACTGACGACGAGCCGGCTCGTGGACGTCCCAAAAGACGTATGTCTCGATCGCATCCAATCCGCCTTCTTTTGCCTTCTTGATCAGATCGGGCCAcatctaccaaaaaaaaaaaaatcacaaataagCAGCCATCCTTacatagagaaagaagaagaaaaccttttgaataattaaacaaaaaaaaactcgcCCGAACGGATGGAAAACGAGAATTACTTCGGCAGTCGACCGCGGGTAGTGAATGGAGCCGGACAACAAAACCCTCCTCTTGCCATCGATGGTGATGGCTCTGCCATCATGAGAGACTTCTACAGCGTGCGCAgatgaaaggaagaagaagagaatagcCGAAAGAGAGAGCACGACCTTGAGAGGAGCCATTTTCACCGAAGTAAATACTAGTTTGTTGAGAAATTCGTGCTTATATAGGAGTCGCGACTTCTCATTTTTCGAAAAGCTTATCCAGTATATTGAATGGAGATATCGGGACGTAGAAGACCTTATCCGGTTCTTTATAGTTGAATGAATCTGGCAATTTTAGATTTCctttaatttacttttcttttccgaACCAAGGCAAACTTAAATTTGCATTGCATTTACTTccgaaagaaggaaaaaaaagcaaagtaaaATATCCAACTCTTGGAATGACTTTATTGTGTCAGTGGTTACACAATTTAAGATTTAGAGACTTTTGCgcatttcttttctattcaaatttatTGCTCAATTAGTATGAAATATAacaatttaaactaagataacACGCTCTAAATGGGGGGAAAATGCCAGAGGAAAAGTCCTTCTGTCATGTTCTAAGTCTTTTCTAAAGTGTACAAAATAAGATATTGTATTGAAACGACATTCAGTTAAATCGAACTCATTTTTGGAATTCAAAAGTGCAATCTCAATCTCGTAATCTTGAAAAAGACTATCGACTTCATTTGTTCGAACTTAAGAGAGATTAATTATCTGGTTCACTAATTTGAACTCAATCTTCTAATTTGAACATATCTTGTTTTAAGAAGTTTTAATTTGTTGATCGATGATCTTCTCGTTAGACAGATTAAGAGGTtaatctttaattttatttaataaaatgaaataaatggacacgggaaaaaaaaaaaaaacttaagcaaTTTTTGCTTTCTAGTTTTGACCTCAAATTTCCACGCATTATTCTTCACGAAATATTCAATCTCTCTTAAGATAATTGCAAAATGAGGATCGTTTCACTAATGAAAAATAATGTAGTTGTCTGAACGAATTTCTCCActcaaataaccaaataaatatAGAGATACATACTTCATTTTATCTTTAGCCAACTGAGAGATGCGGTTAGAGTATCTGATTTCAATCCTTTTTTGCAGATTTTGTCTAGATATTCCAAAATTATAATCACGTTGTTAAATGGATAGAGATATCGGGGGtttaattatcaaaaagaaGTATTCTTAGGTTCCCTTTATTTTGAGAAAGTAAATgatttagaatatattttcctGAAATGGTGAGACAATAGTTAATGAAAATCtttattcattaaaaatgataaattatgtCAAACATTTTCGTGGGTGATGTAAATATTTCTCGTTCATTCATTGTTGTAAGTGATAAAagcaatcatttaaaaaaaaaatccaaatcatTCATCTTCAAATAAACCAACAGAATCTTATTTAAATTGCTTATATCGGCTAATATATCTGAAATCTAACATATATGAATGTCAACAAGAGCTAACGGAAATATTGCTAACTTTTCTTGAAGAATTTCTCTTTGCATTATTTGATTTAGGAGCTTTAGGTGTAGCCATAAAAACTGGGAAAGTTTGGCAGCTAATTAAAGGTCCTCATTTGCTCTAAACTATATCGACATTCAACACCGGTGTGCTACccataaaagagagaaaaatagtcTGGTGAGAAATCTCTCAATCTGTACGCATGAATAGAAATAAGatatttttattagaatttgGAAATTATTATTTAGTAGATGTGGTTTAACagcaataagaaaataattgtTGAGGTAATAAAACTTACACGAGTTTTGTTTATCTCAAAAACTTAGATGTTGGTTAGAACATGCGaattaaaaaaactatgaaGATGCGAGGGAATTAAGATCATGAGTTCAATTCAACAAATTCTGTGAATTGTGAGAAGGTCAAGAGGTTATTGTCACGGAAATCGCCTTTCAATAAATACATAGagcaataacaaaaaaataaagaaagaggaaaCTCCTAATATTACGATAATTATTGCCTCATTGCCCATTTTACGAAAATAATTTGGATTCTAATGATAGCCTAGTCTATATTTGGCCGTCCGGATTTCTATCCAGGCTATgactggataggataggatatgaaatcctaagATTTTTCTATATCCTATTCATTGTTTGGTAAATCACAGTATTAAAACGATGGTAGAACCTTCGCTTGTTCTTTTGGGCCAATGATGATGGGCCAAGAGTACCATTCcagtaaagaaaaatgaaaggtcATGATCTTCATACATTAGGTTAAAATCTATACGTACACTTGTACGCCAAGCAAGGTCGCttctgaaaaaaattatgcCATAAATATGTGTGTATGTTTGGACTTGTGGAAATCAATTTATATATGATGCCATTTATCCATAATTTCGTTCTACACAAACAAATGTTTAAATATGCTGAAAAACGTAATCGGAGGATATCTTTATACATGATAATATGCAATCATAGTGGATTCTGGTTATTTCCATCTATGTTATGCTGCTTTCTTTTATCGTTTTCTTTGGGCAAATTATAATTGAGTTATCATCTATATAACATGTTCATAATTGATTGGACAACTTTTACCCTAAAATCAAGTTTAGTAGTAATAAAACTTATAGTTTAAGTGATTtagtaatattttctttttttttttttaactttaaaaaaaaatcttaaattacaaaaagaagttttttattttttattttattttttataatcaattaataaaacTCGTGCAACCGGATGGTCAAAAAACAAGCATTACTTCGGCCATCAATTGTGGGTAGTGGATCGAGTCGGATAGCAAAACTTTTGCCAATGTGAATTGAGGAGAAGAAAGATCGTCTTGTGCAACTCTATTCGCGTGTTcaatctttaaagaaaaaagcatgGCTTTATTGAGAAATTCGTGCTTATATACTAATTTTAGTTTCTCATTATCGAAGAGCTTATCTAGTAAATTAAATAAAGATATCATGGATATACATTAAACGTTGAAAATCTTATATGTCTCTTCCTAGATagataaatatttgattttatccTTAGTCCCACTGAGATTTTGATTGGATTAAAGTATCTGATTTCAATCTTTTGTTGTagattttgattggattttccaaaattataatcAAGCAGTTAAATGGATAGAGATATTGGGGTTTAATTATTACTAAGAAGTGAATATAAttaggcttcatttgtttcgagaaaaaatgaatgatttgaaatatattttcctaaaaatggtggaaataattaattaatgaaaatatttttttcattatcaatgaTAAATTATGTCTCATTTCCGTGGATGATCGAAAAAAtgttgttcattcatttttgcaaCTGATAAAAGCAATTATcttttggtaaatatttttaaaattatttgtcttcccaaaaaaaaaaaaaattgagtcttatttaaattgtttatatcaactaatatatctaaaaaaattaacatatatGCGAGGCTCGACGATGCCACCGGGCACTGGAGGGTCGTGTGATCCCCAAAGGGTGATCTCCGACGGTTCTTcgtttaacaaaaaaaaaaaaaaaaattaacatataCGAATGTCGATAAGAGCTAATGAAATGTTAAGGAAACTTGCACATTATGACGTAAATATCCCAAACTTTTGCCAATGTGATAATATGCTATGAATAGAACTAAAATAGAGGCTATATAGGTATCACACTCgtataagtttgggattttcacacaaacaaaattgaaatatctgGGTCATAGTGGAcataatttgggattttcttGTGATATTTGCCAAAATATCAATAACTTTTCTAGAAGAAGTTCTCTTTTCACTATTTTATTTAGCGGCTTTAGGTGTAGCCATAAACTGGGAAATCTCTCAATCTGTAAGCATGAAGTAGAAATTATAGCAAGATATTTTATTAGATTATGGAAATTATTATTTAGTAGAAGTGGTTTTGCAAcaataaaaacataataattCTCAAGGTAATAAAACTTACACAAGTTTTTGTTTGGCTAAAAAACTTAGACGATGATTCGCACATGCGTTTCTCAAAAACCTTGCAACACGAAGATGTGACGAAATtaagatttaaaaagaaaatcctgTGAATGGCGAGAAGGTCAAGAGGTAGAAATCTCCTTAAATAAATGCAGAGAGCAACGAAAAAAGGAAACTCTATTATCACGCTAATTTAAATTACTGCCTCATTGCCCATTTTACAGAAATAATTGAATTTCAATGATTGGATTAGGGTATAAAATGATGATTAACCTTACTTGTTCTTTGCGCCGATGATGATGGGCCAAGAGTACGATCCAGCAAAGCAAAATGCAAGGTCTTAATTTcgacccaaaataaaaataaaaatgcaaggTCTTAGTTTAAAATCTATACACACACTTGTACGCAAAAAAAGGCCgcttctaaaaaaattatgctATGAATATGTGTGTATGCACttctgaaaattaatttattcatgaTACCATTTACCCATA
This genomic stretch from Eucalyptus grandis isolate ANBG69807.140 chromosome 3, ASM1654582v1, whole genome shotgun sequence harbors:
- the LOC104438999 gene encoding beta-galactosidase 15 translates to MAPLKVVLSLSAILFFFLSSAHAVEVSHDGRAITIDGKRRVLLSGSIHYPRSTAEMWPDLIKKAKEGGLDAIETYVFWDVHEPARRQYDFNGNLDLIRFLKTVQDAGLYAVLRIGPYVCAEWNYGGFPVWLHNLPGVKLRTANDVFMNEMKNFTTLIVNMAKQESLFASQGGPIILAQIENEYGNVISAYGDAGKAYIDWCANMAVSQDIGVPWIMCQQSDAPQPMINTCNGWYCDQFTPNNPDSPKMWTENWTGWFKSWGGVDPHRTAEDLAFSVARFFQTGGTFQNYYMYHGGTNFGRTAGGPYITTSYDYDAPLDEYGNLNQPKWGHLKELHDMLHSVEGTLTTGNITNVDLGNSVYATVYATPGQSTCFLGNTNSTSDATFVFQGKQFTVPAWSVSILPDCQNEGYNTAKVNVQSSVMVMEPNKAESEPESLSWTWRPEIADDQVTLGKGRVAAHRLVDQKDAANGASDYLWYMTSVNLKDDDPVWSDNMTLRVNCTGQILHAYVNGNYLGSQWALYGNFHYVFEKNVKLNPGKNLISLLSVTIGLQNYGPMFDLVQNGVPGPVEIEGRKGDERVIKDLSGHLWSYKVGLHGINHKFFSIDPALDSASASKWQSKDLPTNRSLSWYKTTFKAPLGTDPVVVDLQGLGKGEAWVNGKSIGRYWPSYDASLDGCSTDPCDYRGAYDNTKCVTNCGRPTQRWYHVPRSFMEEDVNTLVLFEEFGGNPSLVNFQTVSVGSACANAHEKKTLKLACQGRPISAVKFASFGDPQGSCGSFAKGSCEGSNDAVAILQNACVGKESCSIDVSEKTFGSTTCGSTKRLAVEVSC